From Microbacterium sp. YJN-G, a single genomic window includes:
- a CDS encoding putative transporter small subunit, with translation MDTSTIALTAYVLVWPVIVAGTLTIIVRAFVKEARKAKAEGRSII, from the coding sequence ATGGACACGTCGACCATCGCACTGACCGCCTACGTGCTGGTGTGGCCGGTGATCGTGGCGGGAACGCTCACGATCATCGTCCGCGCCTTCGTGAAGGAGGCCAGGAAGGCCAAGGCGGAGGGCCGCTCGATCATCTGA
- a CDS encoding sodium:solute symporter family protein gives MLLFFGGSLYMSLRIRKRTENADGYMTGGGRIGFGISAASMTATWIWAASMYASATSGYTYGISGPIHYGLWGALMILLIYPFGRRIRQVAPRAHTIAEVMFARHGRSSQLMLAGSNVLGSIISLTSNLIAGGALISMLSPFTFTQGIIAIGAGVLLYTLWSGFRASVLTDFAQVCAMLGAVIVIIPVVFFAAGGPGLFEAGAAHVTPQQADFFSSDAFFNQGAPYIAAVLAYAIGNQTIAQRLFAVREDLIKKTFITATFGYGATIIGIGMLGVIALYAGITPAGGDVNNLIPQMAATYLSPLLLCVFFVMIIGSLSSTADADLTALSSIVMADIYGQNIAGKKKANPRTMVLIGRITMIVAMVAGLGFAGSQLNILDLLVFVGALWGALVFPVIASFYWNRVTNLAFSVSVVVALAAFLPVRFEWIPLAGPLGLVSDVLATIGIGVVLGLMAFGFFGKRVALIVGTVATLAAAPFSIGFLHTYPVLSGSLVAYAVSTIVCVALTLPSRKPDFDFDVIKQRTGDFDSIDTDELNLELAQLTDAEKPLPAENERN, from the coding sequence ATGCTGCTGTTCTTCGGCGGCAGCCTGTACATGTCGTTGCGCATCCGCAAGCGCACCGAGAACGCCGACGGCTACATGACCGGCGGCGGACGCATCGGCTTCGGCATCTCGGCGGCATCCATGACCGCCACCTGGATCTGGGCGGCCTCGATGTATGCCTCGGCGACATCCGGCTACACCTACGGCATCTCGGGCCCCATCCACTACGGCCTGTGGGGCGCGCTGATGATCCTGCTGATCTACCCCTTCGGCCGCCGCATCCGCCAGGTCGCGCCCCGCGCGCACACCATCGCCGAGGTGATGTTCGCCCGCCACGGCCGCTCCAGCCAGCTCATGCTCGCCGGGTCCAACGTGCTCGGCAGCATCATCAGCCTGACCTCCAACCTCATCGCCGGCGGCGCGCTCATCTCGATGCTCTCGCCGTTCACGTTCACGCAGGGCATCATCGCCATCGGTGCGGGCGTGCTGCTGTACACGCTATGGTCGGGATTCCGCGCCTCGGTGCTCACCGACTTCGCGCAGGTGTGCGCGATGCTCGGCGCGGTGATCGTGATCATCCCGGTGGTGTTCTTCGCCGCCGGCGGTCCCGGCCTGTTCGAGGCCGGCGCCGCTCACGTGACCCCGCAGCAGGCGGACTTCTTCTCGTCCGACGCGTTCTTCAACCAGGGTGCGCCGTACATCGCCGCGGTGCTCGCCTATGCGATCGGCAACCAGACCATCGCACAGCGCCTGTTCGCCGTGCGCGAGGACCTGATCAAGAAGACGTTCATCACCGCCACCTTCGGCTACGGCGCCACGATCATCGGCATCGGGATGCTCGGGGTCATCGCCCTGTACGCGGGCATCACGCCAGCCGGCGGCGACGTGAACAACCTCATCCCGCAGATGGCCGCGACCTACCTGTCGCCGCTGCTGCTGTGCGTGTTCTTCGTGATGATCATCGGCTCGCTGTCATCCACGGCGGATGCCGACCTGACGGCCCTGTCGTCGATCGTGATGGCCGACATCTACGGCCAGAACATCGCCGGCAAGAAGAAGGCGAACCCGCGCACGATGGTGCTGATCGGCCGCATCACCATGATCGTGGCGATGGTGGCCGGGCTGGGCTTCGCGGGCAGCCAGCTGAACATCCTCGACCTGCTGGTGTTCGTCGGGGCGCTCTGGGGCGCGCTCGTGTTCCCCGTGATCGCGAGCTTCTACTGGAACCGGGTCACCAACCTCGCATTCTCGGTGTCGGTCGTGGTCGCGCTGGCCGCGTTCCTGCCCGTGCGCTTCGAGTGGATCCCGCTGGCGGGCCCGCTCGGCCTGGTCTCGGACGTGCTGGCGACGATCGGCATCGGCGTGGTGCTGGGCCTGATGGCATTCGGGTTCTTCGGCAAGCGCGTCGCGCTGATCGTGGGCACCGTCGCGACGCTGGCAGCCGCGCCGTTCTCGATCGGCTTCCTGCACACCTACCCGGTGCTGTCGGGGTCGCTGGTCGCCTACGCGGTCTCGACGATCGTGTGCGTGGCCCTCACCCTGCCGAGCAGGAAGCCCGACTTCGACTTCGACGTCATCAAGCAGCGCACCGGCGACTTCGACTCGATCGACACCGACGAGCTGAATCTCGAGCTCGCTCAGCTCACCGATGCCGAGAAGCCGCTGCCCGCCGAGAACGAGAGGAACTGA
- a CDS encoding isochorismatase family protein yields the protein MSRALLIVDVQNDFTEGGALAVAGGDAAASGITELLAARAGEYAVIVASRDWHDAEGDNGGHFSAEPDYVDSWPVHCVAGTEGAAYDPLLTTDAVTHHVRKGQGRPAYSMFEGVSDDGETVGAILTARGVTEADVVGIATDHCVRASALDAIAHGMHVRILTDLVAGVGEDSSTAALAELAHAGAELATSGTAGSVDSDA from the coding sequence ATGAGCAGAGCACTTCTCATCGTCGACGTGCAGAACGACTTCACCGAGGGCGGGGCGCTCGCGGTCGCCGGAGGCGACGCGGCAGCATCCGGCATCACCGAACTGCTCGCCGCCCGGGCGGGCGAGTACGCGGTGATCGTCGCCTCCCGCGACTGGCACGATGCCGAGGGCGACAACGGCGGGCACTTCTCCGCCGAGCCCGACTACGTGGACTCGTGGCCGGTGCACTGCGTCGCAGGCACCGAAGGCGCCGCCTACGATCCGCTGCTGACGACGGATGCCGTCACCCATCATGTGCGGAAGGGCCAGGGCCGTCCTGCCTACTCGATGTTCGAGGGCGTCTCCGACGACGGCGAGACCGTCGGCGCCATCCTCACGGCGCGCGGGGTGACCGAGGCGGATGTGGTGGGCATCGCCACCGATCACTGCGTGCGGGCGTCGGCGCTCGATGCCATCGCGCACGGTATGCACGTCCGCATCCTCACCGACCTCGTCGCGGGAGTCGGCGAGGACTCCAGCACCGCGGCGCTCGCCGAGCTCGCACACGCCGGCGCGGAGCTCGCGACGAGCGGGACGGCCGGATCCGTCGACTCCGACGCGTGA